A region from the Francisella orientalis FNO12 genome encodes:
- a CDS encoding LexA family protein, with amino-acid sequence MFDYKTDLKPALKRIGMKQVELAQKLGKSDRTIKGWVAGTNCPSYDGHIEVMRILGLEDNYHPNDTSIVAIVNVPVLSYVQAGEFTESQESIDPIDYLQIPHFLVPKNGFSLRVQGESMLYDSSESQLLSPKYAKYTLYEGENILVDLSEISPQNLVDKIVVARNSDGATVKLLYKDNNRLYLMPLNSKFQNNDEIKSPTDTVIIGRVINSFNFRSF; translated from the coding sequence ATGTTTGACTATAAAACCGATCTAAAACCAGCCTTAAAAAGAATAGGCATGAAACAAGTCGAATTAGCCCAAAAACTTGGTAAAAGTGATCGCACTATCAAAGGTTGGGTTGCAGGTACAAACTGCCCCTCCTATGATGGACATATAGAGGTTATGAGAATACTAGGCTTAGAAGACAATTACCATCCTAATGATACATCTATAGTAGCTATTGTTAATGTTCCCGTATTGAGTTATGTTCAGGCTGGTGAGTTTACCGAATCTCAAGAAAGTATAGATCCTATCGACTACTTACAAATTCCTCATTTTCTTGTACCCAAAAACGGTTTTTCACTAAGAGTACAAGGTGAAAGTATGCTCTATGATTCTTCAGAATCTCAACTGCTTAGTCCTAAATATGCTAAATATACTCTCTACGAAGGTGAGAATATTTTAGTTGACCTTAGCGAAATCAGTCCTCAAAATTTAGTAGATAAGATTGTAGTCGCTAGAAACTCCGATGGAGCTACAGTTAAACTATTATACAAAGATAATAACCGCTTATATTTGATGCCACTAAACTCAAAATTTCAAAATAATGATGAAATCAAATCACCAACTGATACGGTTATAATTGGTAGAGTTATTAACTCTTTTAATTTTAGAAGTTTTTGA
- a CDS encoding SPOR domain-containing protein has protein sequence MKDLSRLDIPKKTTKENPQELQKPKGSSSKKKKIVIAAVVCLLVIAVASKLINKHLKKVKAEEEKAKAELQVDQSNNSTEAQDNNDNTQTDATNSDQNPDFSEKNNNDKMVFTFYNSLKHDSVEVDVQPDAQRAQYKYTYIYQIASFRNMDETSWYVKKMKEDGLNPHFQRVGNWIRMYIGPYDSKRAMAPDIIKLQRIGLNGGFPHEISRTKIEPKETKKDLKSESTNNPKDATDDKNLKN, from the coding sequence ATGAAAGATCTATCAAGATTAGATATACCTAAAAAAACAACAAAAGAAAATCCCCAAGAACTACAAAAACCCAAAGGCTCTAGCTCTAAAAAGAAAAAAATCGTAATTGCAGCCGTAGTATGCCTATTGGTAATAGCTGTAGCATCTAAACTTATAAATAAACATCTAAAAAAAGTTAAAGCTGAAGAAGAAAAAGCAAAAGCTGAGCTACAAGTGGATCAAAGTAACAATTCAACAGAAGCTCAAGATAATAATGATAATACCCAAACAGATGCCACAAACAGTGATCAGAACCCTGATTTTTCTGAAAAAAACAATAATGATAAAATGGTATTTACATTCTACAATAGTCTTAAACATGATAGTGTAGAAGTTGATGTTCAGCCTGATGCACAAAGAGCGCAATACAAATACACATACATATACCAGATCGCTTCGTTTAGAAATATGGATGAAACTTCTTGGTATGTCAAAAAGATGAAAGAAGATGGTCTTAACCCACATTTTCAGCGTGTAGGTAACTGGATTAGGATGTATATAGGACCTTATGATAGCAAGCGTGCTATGGCTCCAGATATAATCAAACTTCAAAGAATCGGCTTAAATGGTGGTTTCCCTCATGAAATTAGTCGTACAAAAATAGAACCTAAAGAGACTAAGAAAGATTTAAAAAGTGAGTCCACAAACAATCCAAAAGACGCCACTGACGATAAAAATCTTAAAAATTAA
- a CDS encoding MBL fold metallo-hydrolase: protein MQVKRWFLNNSLRNYQYLLYDENYAIVIDPLKADIFDEFIKQNNLKLEAILITHRHGDHIAGVKKLLKIYPNALVYAYADNELFKPSIYVADSDFIDFGFTSCKVMYTPGHIDDHVCFLFEKEKALFCGDTLFNAGVGGVHATSADVNQLYDSVVKISSLDGDIKPYPAHDYWQSNLDFALSILPNDDSLKYYRIQVAELTAEQKPEVNLAEESKLNIFIRSINDKSLLQALPEYSLGREMFIKLRELKNNF from the coding sequence ATGCAAGTTAAAAGATGGTTTTTGAATAACAGCTTGAGAAATTATCAATATTTATTATATGATGAGAATTACGCCATAGTTATAGATCCTCTTAAAGCAGATATATTTGATGAATTTATCAAACAAAATAATTTAAAGCTTGAGGCAATACTTATTACACATAGGCATGGTGATCATATTGCAGGGGTTAAGAAGTTGCTTAAAATCTATCCTAATGCTTTGGTGTATGCTTATGCAGATAATGAGCTTTTTAAGCCAAGTATCTATGTTGCTGATAGTGATTTTATAGATTTTGGTTTTACAAGCTGTAAGGTGATGTATACCCCCGGCCATATAGATGATCATGTGTGCTTTTTGTTTGAAAAAGAGAAAGCTCTTTTCTGTGGTGATACTTTGTTTAATGCTGGAGTTGGTGGTGTACATGCTACTTCGGCTGATGTAAATCAGCTGTATGATTCAGTAGTCAAAATTTCTAGTTTAGATGGAGATATAAAGCCATATCCAGCTCATGATTATTGGCAGAGTAATCTTGATTTTGCACTTAGTATACTGCCTAATGATGACTCTCTTAAATACTATAGAATTCAAGTTGCGGAGCTTACCGCTGAGCAAAAACCTGAAGTGAATTTGGCAGAGGAAAGTAAACTTAATATTTTTATCAGATCTATAAATGATAAATCTCTACTACAGGCTTTACCTGAATATTCATTAGGGAGAGAAATGTTTATTAAGCTTAGAGAGTTAAAGAATAACTTTTAA
- a CDS encoding uroporphyrinogen-III synthase encodes MKILVCRPKDDADKLSQLLRSEGYTAISLPCINIDYIRITSSVLDYTSYIFTSKYAIESLFAQYNPKLFQDKKLYSVGQTTAKTLKRYGLDAIYPHNHGSQELLKLIIEEDVSDDSFAVISGVSGNELLVKEISQLTKCDKFETYQRVFESITVLSQSYLKVIDDGIHPDVIIATSIAVFRSLNRVFDEIVAPTAAIITITSPKMLEFVNEQGFENTLKLEKLDNNCIYQKIREHIEAKNVTGKKYSARANQ; translated from the coding sequence ATGAAAATACTAGTTTGTCGCCCTAAGGATGATGCTGATAAGCTTTCACAATTACTAAGATCTGAAGGGTACACAGCTATAAGTTTGCCATGTATTAATATAGATTATATTAGAATAACAAGTTCAGTACTGGATTATACAAGTTATATATTTACTAGCAAATATGCCATTGAGAGTTTGTTTGCTCAATATAATCCTAAATTGTTTCAAGATAAAAAACTCTACAGCGTAGGTCAAACTACTGCAAAAACTCTAAAAAGATATGGTTTAGATGCTATATATCCACATAATCATGGTTCACAAGAGCTTCTAAAGCTAATCATAGAAGAAGATGTCTCTGATGATAGTTTTGCGGTTATCTCTGGAGTTTCTGGAAATGAATTGCTTGTTAAAGAAATATCACAACTAACAAAGTGCGATAAATTTGAAACTTATCAGAGAGTTTTTGAGAGTATTACTGTGCTTAGTCAATCGTATTTGAAAGTGATTGATGATGGTATACATCCTGATGTAATCATTGCAACAAGTATAGCTGTTTTTAGATCTTTGAATAGAGTTTTTGATGAAATAGTAGCTCCCACAGCTGCAATTATTACCATAACAAGCCCGAAAATGTTAGAATTTGTTAATGAACAAGGCTTTGAAAATACTTTGAAGCTTGAGAAATTAGATAATAACTGTATCTATCAAAAAATACGAGAACATATTGAGGCTAAGAATGTCACAGGAAAAAAATATTCAGCAAGAGCAAACCAATAA
- a CDS encoding SufE family protein, producing the protein MENQVIQRQQELVEELSFFEDWEDKYDYVISLGKQLPEFPQNKKTEEHLVKGCQSQVWFDSSIKDGKLHFIATSDALIVSGLIGMLLRVYSDATSADILNSDTNFIKEIGFGNNLSSTRANGLKSMLNYIYATAQENQ; encoded by the coding sequence ATGGAAAATCAAGTTATACAAAGACAGCAAGAATTAGTTGAAGAATTATCTTTCTTCGAAGACTGGGAAGATAAGTATGACTATGTCATATCATTGGGTAAGCAATTACCAGAATTTCCTCAAAATAAAAAAACTGAGGAGCATTTGGTTAAAGGCTGTCAATCCCAAGTCTGGTTCGACAGTAGTATAAAAGATGGTAAGTTACATTTTATAGCTACTAGTGATGCATTGATTGTTTCGGGGTTGATTGGAATGTTACTAAGAGTATATAGTGACGCAACTTCAGCAGATATACTTAATTCAGATACTAATTTTATTAAAGAAATTGGTTTTGGTAATAATTTGAGCTCGACAAGAGCTAATGGTCTGAAGTCGATGCTAAATTATATCTATGCTACCGCACAAGAAAATCAGTAA
- a CDS encoding disulfide bond formation protein B: protein MKDNILDLFDSLAIIGISIVLAMAFYYQLYFQELPCALCVFQRMSLSLLTFGLLLNLSHGNKYKNYLFVTLVAILNAAMAMTQILLHIVPGTGNYGDAVFSLHMYTWNFIVSIIFIIYATICGFFTPNEDKKKNLNLFTKIEIFLILTLTLANTISVFIECGPHLCPSDPDSYWLLNL, encoded by the coding sequence ATGAAAGATAATATTTTAGATTTATTCGACTCTTTAGCTATTATTGGTATAAGTATCGTTTTAGCAATGGCTTTTTATTATCAACTTTATTTCCAAGAGCTACCGTGTGCCTTATGTGTGTTCCAAAGAATGTCACTGAGCTTATTAACTTTTGGATTACTACTAAACTTGTCGCATGGTAATAAATATAAGAACTATTTGTTCGTAACATTAGTAGCTATTTTAAATGCTGCAATGGCGATGACACAAATACTTTTACATATTGTTCCAGGTACTGGAAATTATGGAGATGCAGTATTTTCATTACATATGTATACTTGGAATTTTATTGTAAGTATTATTTTCATAATATATGCGACTATTTGCGGGTTCTTTACTCCAAATGAAGACAAAAAGAAAAATTTAAATTTATTCACAAAGATAGAGATATTTTTGATACTAACTTTAACACTTGCTAACACAATAAGCGTATTTATTGAATGTGGTCCGCATCTTTGCCCATCTGATCCAGATAGTTATTGGTTATTAAACCTATAA